One region of Gossypium raimondii isolate GPD5lz chromosome 6, ASM2569854v1, whole genome shotgun sequence genomic DNA includes:
- the LOC105773015 gene encoding ergosterol biosynthetic protein 28, which produces MKALGWWLMLVGSLRLASVWFGFFDIWALRLAVFSSTSMTEVHGRTFGVWTLLTCTLCFVCAFNLENKPLYLVTFLSFIYAFGHFLTEYLFYHTMALSNLTTVGIFAGTSIIWMLLQWNAHQQRHVKHP; this is translated from the exons ATGAAAGCATTGGGGTGGTGGTTAATGCTAGTGGGTTCACTTCGATTAGCCTCCGTTTGGTTCGGCTTCTTCGATATTTGGGCTCTTCGTCTCGCTGTTTTCTCCAGCACTTCca TGACTGAAGTTCATGGGAGGACATTTGGAGTTTGGACACTTTTGACTTGTACTCTCTGCTTCGTATGCGCATTCAACTTAGAAAACAAGCCACTATACTTGGTGACATTTTTGTCATTCATCTATGcctttggtcactttttgactgAATACCTTTTCTATCACACAATGGCCCTCTCAAATTTGACAACTGTTGGCATATTTGCAG GGACATCGATTATATGGATGCTTTTACAGTGGAATGCACATCAACAGAGGCATGTTAAGCATCCCTGA
- the LOC105773014 gene encoding uncharacterized protein LOC105773014: MLKQAPSRNQRYKGFKVKHVLQICALLAFCIWLFNQARNSYDNKGSGIFQSVTTEHSHAIVKLGRKDLDPQGEGSSSADINEEMEEEVEEGKVEESEEDGRGGGDDEIDGHDQEKTEGEESEEVEDFIDEEDKDKENQLEDLSLLEDQSMRS, translated from the coding sequence ATGCTAAAGCAAGCACCTAGTAGAAACCAGAGGTATAAAGGGTTCAAAGTAAAGCATGTGCTTCAAATATGTGCCTTGCTTGCATTTTGCATTTGGCTGTTCAACCAAGCTAGGAACAGTTACGATAACAAGGGAAGTGGGATTTTCCAATCGGTGACAACCGAGCACAGCCATGCAATCGTAAAACTTGGGAGGAAAGACCTTGATCCTCAAGGGGAAGGGTCATCATCTGCGGATATTAATGAAGAAATGGAAGAAGAGGTGGAGGAAGGTAAAGTCGAGGAAAGTGAAGAAGATGGAAGAGGGGGTGGGGATGATGAGATCGACGGACATGATCAAGAGAAAACAGAAGGGGAAGAAAGTGAGGAAGTTGAGGATTTCATTGATGAAGAAGATAAAGATAAGGAAAACCAACTTGAAGATTTGAGTTTATTGGAAGATCAATCCATGAGAAGTTGA